The following nucleotide sequence is from Eschrichtius robustus isolate mEscRob2 chromosome 10, mEscRob2.pri, whole genome shotgun sequence.
TGGCTTAGGACGCTCTGGAGGGACTGAGGTCTCCCCAGAGGACAGAGAAGCAAAATCACAGAGGATGTTGGTGAACTTCGAGGATCCCAGGAAGGGCCAGACAGAGGGGCCCTTCTCCAGACGGGTGGAGAGACACCCGTCATCCCATCAGCTCAAAGGCTGGACCAGGCAGACTTCTGCAGCCTAGGGCTCAGTGTTAGAATGGAAAGCAGAGCCATGAGCACTGGCTGAGGACACAGTGGCCTCCAGGGGCCAGCAAGGGGTCACTGAGAACAGGGCCCATCAGCCTGGCCTCACTTCCTCTTTTGACAGGGTTAGAGTTGGGTAGATTGGGGGCAGAGGTTGATACAGTATCTGGCTCCTAGCAGGGCGTTTGACAAAATGGTCCACATGCCTTGGGTGAGACACACAGGGCCGATTCCTTACATCGGCAGATGTGCTGAGgagagagaacaaaccagtggtcaCAGAGTTGGGGTGCAGAGAAACTCCACAGGCTGGACTGAATCAAATAAGAGGAAACGTAACAAGAAAAAAGTCAAGGTCCCTCACTGGATCTCCAGGGACCAGTAAgtgccccctccacacacacacagaagagagTTGTGGCTTAGCTGTCACACATGTGTCAGGGTCAGGGGCTCTGGTTACAAAAGGGCAGGGTGAGTTTCCAAGGTTATGTGCCCTAAACCATTCACTGGATCTCAGGCCACATTAACAGGCAGGGTGCCTAAAGTTGGGGAGGTGATTGACCTGCTCACTTTGGCTGGCTGATGACAGTGGGAAGACTGGATTATATCTGTTCCATACCTTTAAAGGGAAAGCTGGAGCCAGGCTGGGCGGTACAGTTTAAAAGGAAGAGCTGGAGCAGCTGGAAAAGCCTGGCTTTGAGAAGCGAGGACTCAGGGCTGAATAGGGCAGAGGTGAAATCAGCAGAAAAGGCAGCTGACTTGGGGCCCGATGAAGTCACTGGAGGTATGCGAGGAGAGGCAGAAGTGGCTTGGGCAGGAACCAAACATCCTATGGAGTGCCAAGTGGGTGACTTTTGAGATGCTTTTCCGCCTGGAGGTTCTGCCATTTGGTCTGATACTACCTGGTTCTGCGGCCTCTGTCTCTGCCCAGGCAGCCCCTGTCTGGGCAGAGGCTAAGATACATCTGTGTCCATGTGCTTCAAGCTCACCTTAACCTCCtcgcttcctccctcccctcctattGCTATCAGAGGGACTCCCTGCCCCTGTCTGGCCTCTTCCCCCTTCCTGACAGGGCAGGGCTGACCCGCAGAGGCCTGTCTGTCTCTTTCAGCATGtccatatatctgtgtgtgtttcCGCATGGGTGTGCCTTTAAGTGTGTGCATTTGCATGTATGTCTCCATCCCTTTGAGTCAGCCTGGGCTCAACCTACCCGTCCCTGGTCCCCCCATGATTCCCCCTCAGGGCAGAGCTGTGGTGGGCTTGGCCCACCTGCCAGACTCTTCCCTACTCCTGCTCCAGGCTCCAGCTGGAAGGGGTGATCCTAGGCTGGCGGGCCTGCCCTCAGAGGCGGGGGAGGTGGGCACAGTGCAGGGCACAGGTACACACGCTTCTCACACCATCGTCTGGGGGCATGCACGGGGGCCCTGCCTCGACCTAGGCCCACGCCATGGAGGTGGCCTGGACAGAGagaggacatttaaaaaaatagagagaatttAAGCTTCCCATAaaagagatggggagggggaaggaggcgaTGGAGGCCGAGGTGGGGCTGGGAGATGAGTGGCTGTCCGAGAGCTCTGGGTCCCTGGGGGTGACAGTCTCTGTGGGCAGGACACAGCCCCTGCCCAGGCTGTTCCCGTCTGCCTGTCTGGCTGTGCCCAGTGGGCACTTTAGCCAGGCCCAGTTGGCCGAGGGGAGGGCACCGTATGGCTGTCTGTAGAGTCTGTGCGGGTGGCGAGGCAGCCTCTGCGGCCTGCAGTCCCACCCCAGGGCCCTCGCCCAAGCGTCCGTGCGGCCCAGCTGGCTCTCAGGAGGCGAAGTAGGAACTTTGCATGGAGTAGAGCCTGTCGATGGGGTTCCCCACGCGGGCCTGCAGGGAGCCCACATCCGAGGAGCCGAGGAAGCAGTCGCTGAGGCTGGTTAAGGAGGTATCACTGTCAATGTCGTGGAAGATGGAGTCGTTCCCTGGGGGACAGAGGCGGTGTCAGCACCGGGGTACAGGCTGGGGCTCCTGCGGGCCCTGTTGGCCCTACAGGCAGTGTggctggaggtgagggagggacagGATGACCTGCTGACGGTGCCCGACCAGAGGGGTTGGGGGGTGTGGGTGAGGTCTCCAGGGCACCCCCTTCCGGTCAGGAGGAGGTAGGTGGGCTGTGTTGGAAGGGTCTGCCGGGGGCCCTGGGGCGCGAGGTGGCTGTTTCGGCCCCAGGCCTGCCAGGtcaggcagggggcaggggcggTGCTGGGGCAGCAGGGGGTCGGGCGGCTTACCATAGGGGTTCATGTGGTCACCTGGCATTTGGGGCGGCGTGAGGCCCTGCTGGAAGGGGTCGCTGCTGCCATAGGGGCTCTGCTCCATGGCCACGATCTGCTGCTGCGGTGGGGCCAGCGGCGTGTAGGAGGCCATCATGCCCTCCATGCGACTCGACAGGACCTCTGGGGACAGAGCATGCCCTCACTGACCGGCCCTGCCTGCCCTGTCCTGGAGACCTCACAGATGTACCCCAGGAGTCCCATGACCTCCCTCACGACCCCCCAGTCCAGGCTGCCCACTGCGGTCTCTCTGAcctcctccttcccagccctgcccctgctgAGGTTGCCTGTGGCCTTCTAGGGTCACTGAGCCTACATATctgaccccccaccccaccaacctTCCCCAGACACACAGTCCAGCGTCTCTTCCAGAAagagccctccctccccacctcctcccttcctcctacagccctgccctccaggagctcccAGCCTGGGGAAGACAGAGGCTTCCAGTGAGCAGCCAGTACTGATTCGACAACATATGGGTGCAGTGAGTGCCCTGCATCTGGGAGCATCAAGGTGGAGCCCACACCCCGGCCAACAATGCTCAgggaaggaaggcttcctggaggaagaggccCTCCACCTCCATGCGACTTAAACAACCAGCAGAGGTTCAACCAGCGGAGCACGGGGCAGGCATGCCAGGCTGAAGGGCAGCaaaggcagagaagagagaaactGCCCCGTGGGGGCAAGGAGCCCAGTCCTTGGGGCTGGAGCGTGAGGACAAGAGAAGGTCATGCCTGGGGAGACAGATGGTTCCTTGGGGACCCGAGCTGAGTGGGGGCTCCCCTGAGGCTGTAGGAAGCCAGTGGAGGGTCTTAGCTGTGGAGGGACTGTGGAGAAAGGCTGGGAGGGCGGAGGCCAGAGGAGGAGACCATTGGGAGGGGTTGGGGTCCGTATTAATGCAGATGCGGGAAAGATTAAGAGGGCCATGAGGGACATGGGACAAGAAACCACTGCCTGATTTGGTGACCAAGCAGATGCAGTGCGTGTAGGACAGGACGGGGGAGgtgactcctgggttcctggtGTGGGTACTGGGATGGTAGCGCCATTTGCTGAGACGGGGTAGGGGAGCTGTAGTGGGTGTTTTGTACATGTGGCAGCAGGGGCAGCGGTATGAAGTGCAGTATGGGCTGTGATGAGCTCAAGGGGACCGTGAAACATTCCTGGGGAGGCTGCATCCAGGGGGCATCTGGGAACACCGGAGAGTGAGACACAGCCTGGGAGCAGGCTGGGAGACCTGAGGCCGTGGCTGCAGCCCCAGAAGGCTGGGCCATCTCGGGAgagggggcagagagagaagacaggaagAGCTGGGCTCTGAGGCCACGGCCTTGAAGCCCAAGGTCCAGCCTGGGACACTGGTCTGGCCTCAGAGTTCTGAGTAGAAGGGGCTGCCCATCAATCCCTTGGCATCTGCCTCAGAGACCCCGGCTCACCTGGGAGCAGGCAGCTGAGGCCCCTACCCCAGTTTGGCAGACTCAGGGAGCTCCCAGTGCCCTCCCTTCAAGACCTAGAAGCCTCCATGTCCCCATGGGGCCGGGGAGGCCAGCCCCAGCCCAAGTTGTGGAAACAGCATTTGGGCAAAGCCCAGTCCACTCTGGACTCCTCAACACCTTCAGACTTTCTCTGGAGACTTCTCTGGAGACTTCTGCTGAATTCTGCTGTGGGCAGTAGGGTGTATGGTCATGTTAAAAGCACAGGCTTAGGAGCCCTACATTCCGGGCTGAAGCCTGGCTGTGCCCCTTACTAGCTGAGTGATCCCAGCAAGTCCCTTagtctccctgagcctcagtctcctcatctgtgagatgggatGTAACGATGCCCTTCCTCTCAGGGAGCTGTGAGAATTGAGACGGAGCGTGTGGAACggtgagaacagtgcctggcacaccgcATCGCTGTTTTGAATATGGAAATTCTGCCACCCCTCTGGGCCGCCCACCCTGCCATCTCCCCTGCTGTGTCCCACGGCCccccctgcctctctcctttACTGATCTCAGCAGGTTGCAAGGCAGCAGCTCCCTGGGCTCCGATCGCCCCGGCGGGAGGTTTCTTGGCAGTCTAGTTACAGAGactgagccccaccccggccgccCTGCTCACCCTGGCCCAGCCGCTGCGAGTTCTGCTGCTCCTGTTGCTGCTGGTGCCGCCGTGCCAGCTTCTTCATCTGCAGGAGACACAGTGTGTGCCAGTCTCCGCCTCCAGCCCCGCGTCGTTCCCGCCCCACCCTCATCAGGCCCCTGGTCTTCTGCctgcaccccctccccctcccacccctgtccAGCGGGGTGGCAGGTGCCTGTACTCACCTTTGCTCTTTGGTTCTGAAACCAGACCTGGACCACACGCACGCTGAGGCCCGTCTCTGCCGCCAGCGTCTCTCGGACCTGCCCGTAGAGAAGGAGACGGGTCAGGCCTGGGGGTAGGTGGGGGGGCAGCAGCTGGGAGGCAGCAGGTTTGGGGGgatgggcggggagggggagggacgcCCAGCCCCCAGCAGGAGCAGAAGGGGTGGTGTCTGGAAAGGCGGCGCGTGCGGGGGTGTcagcctccaccccaccccagccgccCCTCACCTTCCGGCAGGGCTTGGAGGAGACCTCGAAGGAGGCCTTGAAGGCTCTTCGCTGCTGCGTCGTGAGGATGGTCCGGGGTCGTTTGGGCCTCCGCGGGTCCTTCCCGTCGTCCCCACTGCCCTTACTCTGGCTGCCCTGTCCCTTGGCCGGCTTCATGTCCCCATCTTCGTCCTCGCTCTTCACTGTGGGGGACACACCCCAGCCTGTCAGCCTTGTATCCTCAGGCAACTTGCTACCTGATGGGATCCCATCACCTCCTGCTAACACCTGCCACGACTCCCCAGTGCCCTCAGGGTAaagaccaccccctccccccggcccACAGGCCCTGCCTATCTAGTCCCTCCTCTCCCATCCAGGCCCTGTGTGTCCCCTTCCTCAGCACACACTGCTCACTTTCTCATCTTGGACCCCCAGGGAGACCTGAACCAAGGCCCCCAGACCTGCTCTGCTGACCCCACAGGCAGACACACACAGGAAGGCACCCTGGTGAGCAGGCAGAGACACACAAGCACGCATGCACTGCACACTCAGATGCGCACGCGTTCAGAATGGTAGAGATACAGGCCCACACGGGAACAGGTATGGGCACTGCAGAAGCACGCAGGTGTACACATGTGGCTGGACACACCGAAGGGAGCACAGGATGCTCACTTGTGGCCGATCTGCTGTCCTCATCAGGACCATGGCCCGCCTGAGGAGAGATGCTGGCATCTGTGTTCATTCTGGCCCTGGGCTTCCCCTGACCCATCTTGCCTGGGACCCACCTTGTCCTGCTGGCGTCCGGTGCCCGGGAGACCCCAGCCCAGCATGTCAGCCTTTGGGAAAGCCAGTTCCCACGGCACTGGCCCAGAGAGGAGGCTACCAGGGGCCTGCTTCCTTGGAGCTTCCAGGGACTAAGAATTGATGGGCAAAGACACACACTCCAGACGTTCTCACACAGGAGTACTTGTGACCATGacatgtgcatgcatgcacacacacacgtagagGTGCATGCTCACAGGCGGGGACATACAGACATGCACACATctgaacagacacacacacctgcaTGCAGAAGCATGTGTATTCACCCGGAGGCACACCCACACCCACTTCCATGCCCGAGTTGTGGGTCTCAGAGATGCCAGCCCCAGACAGATAgcagagcctccctcccaccccccatgccTCCTGCTGACCCTGAGTCTGAACTGGTCTCCTTTATCCTAGACCATCTTCCTCTGAGCATGAGCCCCTGTGGAGGGGACCTCCCTCCGAGAACCCTTCCCTAGGCCTGGCGTGAACATGCCAATGGCATCTGGCTGGCCTCTACTCTCCCACAGgagcccaggcagcctggccGCCGTGGTGCCCTGCCCAGGGATGGACAGAGGTACAGGTGGCTTGGGAGCTCACACCTCCAAAGGCTCTGGCAGGGACAGTGCTCCTTCGTGTGGGCAGGTCCTGTGACCGTGGGCTCCAGGTTCCCCACAGGGCCCGGCAGATCAGGGCGCCTCCTCCCCACGCCCCCTGCTCCAGTCCATCTTCGCCACCCCCAGGAAGGACAAGGTGCCAGCCTGCTCCCTGACTTTTCCCTCCTTAAGACTTGTTCCCGGCTGGCCCTGCCCTTCCTGCCAGGAGGGCTCCAAACTGATAAAGTCTTTTGGGGGTTGGAGCAGGGTAGAGAGGAGGCTTCACCCCGGGAAATGGAGTCTCTCCCTCCACCACTGAGGGCCCCAGTCTCCCCATGCAGCGGGGAAAAAGGGAATAGCTTGGGGCTACTGCTCCCCACTGCTGAAGACTCTGGGAGGGTGATGGAGAAAGGCTGCATCAGATCAGACACCTGCAGCCTGCAGACCCGGTGCTGGGAGAGACCCCTGGGATGCTGTGctgtcgggggtggggggtggccacAGCAAGGATTAGAGAGGGGGAGGGTGGTGGCCCAGAGAGCAGGGGGTGTGCCAGCACGTGTGTGCAAGCTACAGTACATGTAAGCACGCAGATGAACATGTGCAGCCATATGCATAGGTGTTGACTGCGTGAGTGTGCTGGGGTGTGCGTGCACATGTTGTTTACATGGGTGTGGGCTTCTGCATGCTTGGGCATGTAAGCACATGTCTACACATGGACATGTGTCTGTGTATTTACACTCCTGGGCATGGGTATCCACACATGTATTttatgtgcttgtgtgtgtgcatctgtgatCACATGCACCTACACCTGTGCGTGATAGCGTCCAGGTACATTCGTGTGCCTGTGGGGCTGTGCACACGTGTCTGTGTGCGCCCCACATGTGCACGTGTGTACTGAACACATCAGTGTGCGTGCGTATCGGATGTGGGTGCAGTGTCTGTGTATAGTGCAGGTCCTGGGGTCACGAGCGGGCTTCTCCTGTAGGGGCGGCTCTCCCCACCGCCTGCCCCAGCTCCAGGGGCAGCTCACCGGAGTCGGACTCGTCGGGGCTCACGGAGCTGAGCAGGTCCTTCTCCTTCTCGTAGTCACCCTTGCACAGTAGCTGGCCCTCCTTGAGCACAAACTCGTCGCCCTTCCGTAGCTGCCGCTCACACACGCAGCAGCAGAAGCAGCCCAGGTGGTACACGCACTCCAGCGCCCGCATCACAAACTCAGTGGGGGCGATCTTCTCCATGCAGCCGCTGCACTTGGCCGCGAAGAGCCTGCAGGTGCAGAGTGGGCGCATTGGCTGGGCTCAGGGGTCCCTCCCAGAGGCACTGCCCACAGAGCACCTTTTCCTCCCTCCACGCTGACCCTCCAGCCCAAGTGGGAGAGGCCCTCCCTGGGCACAGAGCCAGACAGTGGGAGCCCTACCCCCTTGGCTCACAGGGCCCTGGCGGCCTCACGGTGGGCACTGGGCAACCTGCCTGGAGGTGCCTTCTGGGAGCATCAGCTCAGGGTCGTTCCCGCTCAGAGACACAGTGGCCACTAGAGGGCAGAGTGCAGGTTCAGCCTCCGCCTTCCCTGGGAGCCAGGTGGGCCCCTGCCCTGAGCGGAAGGCCAGGCAGCCCACAGGTCCCATCTACCCTTACTCTAGCACCGgctctcctcctctctgcccctgccTCTCCCCGACATCCAAGCAATCCCCAGCCTTGCGCAACCCATCACCCAGCCTGGGTCCCTCCTCTCCTGCCTGAGGGCTGCCCCAGTGCCCTCCCTGGGTTCCTGGCCTCTCCAACCCTTCAACTTACCATCCAGGATGACAGCCAAAGAGATCTGTCTAAAACACACATCTGATCATGCTGCTTCCCTGCTCTAGACTCTTCCATGGCTCCCTAGTGCCCTCCGGAGAACCTTCAAGTTCCTGAGTCTGGTACTCAGGCCCTTCACAGTCCTGCCTCTTCTCTTACCCCTCTGCTCCCCGAGGCTTCAGCCCCATGGAACAGCCTGCAGTCTCTCCAGAGCACCATCACCTTCGCTCTTCAACATGTTCTGGCCCTTGCCTTGGCTACCACCTGCTTATCCCTCATCTTAGCTTAGGAATCTACACCGTGAACAGATATTCACGGAGCACGTATGGTGTACCAGCCGCTCTCCTAAGCGCTCTGCATGCAGAAATGCATTTCATCCttgcaacaaccctatgaggcaggAAATATaaatcccattttagagataaggaaactgaggtgctgGGAGGCAGAGTCACGTGCTCAGGGTCACGTGGGTAGTAAATGATGGAGCCGGCTCTGTTCCCGGGCCTGATCCAGTCCCTCCGTGACAGGGAGGATCCATCTTCCATCTCCGGAGacaaagctgggggtgggggcgggggtctTCGTGACTCCAGCGAGTGTGCAGAAGGAGTCTGAGCGGCAGGGCCCCGCCTCTGCCTGCACCTACTGACCACTCCTCCCGGCCCCCGATCCCTGTCACGTGCCCTGCTCTGTGGGAATAACACTTTGATggaaaaatttataaagaatcAAATTATTGCTGCTGGGAGGGAATTaaaaccatttttcattccccaCGTCCCCGGGCCACGTCTGCGGGCGCCACCTGGGGAGCACTGTGCACATCCCATCCCTCTTTACGGCCCGCCATCACAGGCACAGATTACAGCTGCAATTCTCTACTAATCGGTTCTGGAACAGAAATGGCCATAAATGCAAGGCTCTCGGCCTGCCTCCCTTCCCGGGGCTGCCATCAGCACCGCCCACGGCGAGCTGGTGGGATGCAGTGGGCAGGGCCATTCCGAGCTCTGCCTGCTGCCCTGGCACTGGCCAGGGCACTCAAATTGGGGACACCCCAGCAACCCCTGCCATCCACCTCTAGTCTACCCAGCAGGCTCCTACTCATCCTGCAATGCCCAACTCCAAtgccacctcctctgggaagccttctttGATGCCCCAGTCTGGGGGAGGTGGCATCCTCTATGCTTATCTCAGGCCTCAGTTCCCTctactataaaatggggatgtcaACAGGACCTCCCTCAAAGGGCTGTTGTCAGGATTCAATGATACTGAGCATTTAACTCAATGAATGAGTACCACATCAGAGTGATGGCACATGGCCCTGTCAGCTCCCAGTTCTACAGAGGTTGAACTGATCCTCAAGGAGGCCTCAGTGTTTGAAAAGGCCATGAGCGAAGGCTTGGGGGGTGCAGAGGCTCAGGCAGACAGGACCCCACTGGCCCACACAGTGCATGCCTTCACAACGGGTACATGAGATGGATGCAGCTCCAATTTGGCCCTTTGGCTGGAGACCTTTGTTCAGGGTGCAACCCACTCCACTGTCCATGTACCCTAAGCAGAGGCCCTTAGGAATCTGGCTGGCCCTCCAACTCTGCCAAGGGGCTAGGGAAGGAGCCAGGTTTGCAGAACCTGCTGCTCTGACATGGAGGACACTTCTGCCTTGCCCCTCTCACTGCCTCCTTGTCCCTCTCCCCACACTCTACCTCCTGACCTGGCGGCCCCACTAAGGGCTGCAGCCTGGCCTCTGTGGCCCACGGGTGGACAGGCGATGGCTGCATGTCTGTGTCACCATGTCAGGGCCAGGGCCCCACGCTGGGTTGGCACACCTTGGGCGGTTCCCAGAAAGGAGGCCCTCTTAGTCTGTGGGAAGGGGCAGCGGGGGGGAGGGGCGTGTGACCCGCATTTGCAGGCGCTGCCACCATGCAGGCTTCGTTCAGAACAGCCGCGCTAATGCCTTGGCAGCAGGGGGTCGATTGCTACTTTCTCCAAACTCATCAACACAATCTATTATTAATACTTCTCCAAAGCCTCGGTGCCGCCATTACAGAGGCAGCACCAGCCACTTGGGGCATCATCTGTTATCTAGATTGCAAAAACTCGGGTAATAAAACAAACCGCACACTTTATAAACAGAATGTGCCATCCGTTTGGTCTCCAAGCATCTCTCCACCCAATAAAACATCGGGGGGGATGCATGAAATACTCGCTGCCAATTATGGGGCTGCCTTTGTCTACCGTGCCAGGGTGAGAGCTACCAACTGCGTgtgtgggaggggctggggtgccAGCGGGGTGCCCTCCTCTCTGTGagccccccactccctccctcgaTCCCTCCCACCATGAAGGATCGGTGGAACCAGCCATTGAGAAGCAGCCCCAGCTACAGGCGGGTGGCACTGGAATCAGATGGACTCGGGTTCAATGCCTGTTTTCCACCACTTGCTGGCTTGTGACTGAGCAAGTAATTTCCTCTCTCTAAGCTCACTTATCTGTATAAAGGCCCGGAAAGCATCAAGGGCACTGGATTTGGAGCCCTGGTCCTGCTCTCCATCCTgaccagctctgtgaccctgggcaagtctgaacctcactttcctcatctgtgagataGGGACAACAGTCCCCACTCCCCAGCTGGGCTGGGGATTCCAGATGGGTGTGTTGCTGCTTCCCACACTTGGGCTGGGAGGCCAGGATGGGGCAGGCCCCGGGGTCAGGGGACGATGGGGTGCTGTGGGGCAGCTCCGAAGCTctggcccggggtgggggggagctccCTGTGGCTTTCCCTCTAGCTGCCCCGCCCTCTCGGTGCCAATCCCCCCGCCCCGCTCTGGCTCCTCCCCCAATCCAGAAGCTCCAAATCTAGACGGCAGCTTCGTGACCACAACACAGACACATAGGCTTGCTGGCAATCCACACATCCCCCCTCCCCATTTTTCATGTAAACCGCAGACCCTTTCCTCCTCACGCTGTGCCTACAACCTAGAACGCCAttccccctctcccagcctctgcctggCAAATATCTGCTTATGAAGGATTTAGCTTGGGcatcccttcctccaggaagcccccttCTCCTCTCCAGTCTCAGATACTTCTCCTGAGGACTGCACTTTACGTATTTCCAGGTGCACCTTCCCCATGGTCACCTCTGTGTCTTCAGTGCTGAGCCTAAGTCCCTGCACACACTAAGGTGAGCagtgaatgtttgctgaatgaatgctgAACCATCCAATATAGCCCTGTTCAGCCCGTGAGGCAGGACAAGTCAGTCCCCACCCCCAAGCCGGTCTGTGGGAGCCTCACCCACCTGCCCTGGGGAGACAGGACCACCTGGGAGGGGAGCTGGGTGTGGGGCAGGAGGCTAAAGCAGGCAGCCTGCGGTTCCCTCCTGGCTTCATAACTTTTCCCTGTGTGACTTTGTTCAAGACagtgagcctcaatttcttcatctgtaaaatgggaatgatggtaCCTACCTATGGGGTTGCTGGAAGAGCTGAATGCATGTAAAGCCCTCGGCCCTGTGCTGGCATGAAGAAGGCATCCCACAAGAGCTGGcttctgcctttctcttgttccacGTGAGTCCAACATGCTTTCATTGATTATCCTCGCTGGGGTCTCCCAGGGGTCCCTGGGAGCAGCCTTCCTGACGCAGGTCCCAACCGTTCCCCCTTCTCATGACCACCCTGGGTTCTGGATCCATCCTTCTAGCTTCTGTCTGGCCTGGGCTGGACAGAGCACTCCTGGCTCAATTCTCTGTCTGTCTCATTAATATCATTGAGCTCAGTTAACATCTAACTGCATCACCCCATTAAGTCCTCACAGAACCCTAAAAGGAAAACGTTTCCATCTCCGTTTCACAGATGAGCCCAGGAAGATGCAGAGGGCAGGTTCAAGGTCACACGGCAGCATCACCATATACTCCCTCCCTGCTCTGTGCATCCAAATGTTTCTTTGTTCATCAATTACCCTGGCCCTTTGCTCTGAGTACCATGCCCACGTCTGTCTGCCCTCAAGGCTCTGAACACCCCGAGTTCTTATTACTTGGCATAAGCCCAGCACCCAGTTTCTTAAACCAAACTGaacatctccccctcccccaggatcATCTGTGATTGCAGATTAAGAAATTCCCTTTTTCGGGATGTCCTTCCCTTAAAGAGTCCCAGGCTATGACAACATGTCTCCATCTCCTTTGAGTTTTTATTGGCTTATTTATTTAATGCTCAATTTATTAAACTCATAAAGCTAATAAACGAAACTCAGCCAATTTTTTCGGGAGCATTTGAACATGGATTACAAAACTGATTAATTGATTTCTCTTAAACTATTGACACCTGCAGTGATGCATGCAGTACAGCTGATTCTTTTACCTCTGATAAAACTGCTTTCCTAATGTCCCGGGGCCCCTCCAGCCTCTCCTCACGGGTTTTCATCCCCAGATCTTGGAGTCCACATAGCACTCATTAGGcttggaatcctggctctgtcacttcctTGCACTGGAAGCTTACACaagtcccttctcctctctgagcctcagtgaccCCATCTGTCCAGTGGGGATGATGGCTGGGGGCATGAGACAGGCTCAACACGTGGGGATCATGATCACCGTCATCATCGCTCCAAGACTTTCCAGCACCAGTTCACTATCCTTGCGGAGTAGAAGCTCCTCGGCCTCCTCCTCACTGTACTGCCATTTCCAGACCCCCATTACTGCACTTTACAGTTTATGTAGCCCCTTGCTGGGTTCTCAGTCCAAGAGCTCCCAACTGTTTTAGGATAAGCCCAAAGATCTAATCATGGCATTCAAGGCCCCACTCTACCCCTGTCACACCTGGCCTCAGCTGCTCTGCTACAGCTGCCACGCTTCTCGTTGTTCCCTGAACACAGCAAGTCCCTTCCTGCCTCCTTAGCACCTAAAATTCCATCTGACTCTATGACCTATCTTCTCAACCCCTTCCCTTTACTTCTCGTTGAACTCCtcttcatcct
It contains:
- the LMX1B gene encoding LIM homeobox transcription factor 1-beta isoform X2; amino-acid sequence: MDIATGPESLERCFPRGQTDCAKMLDGIKMEEHALRPGPATLGVLLGSDCPHPAVCEGCQRPISDRFLMRVNESSWHEECLQCAACQQALTTSCYFRDRKLYCKQDYQQLFAAKCSGCMEKIAPTEFVMRALECVYHLGCFCCCVCERQLRKGDEFVLKEGQLLCKGDYEKEKDLLSSVSPDESDSVKSEDEDGDMKPAKGQGSQSKGSGDDGKDPRRPKRPRTILTTQQRRAFKASFEVSSKPCRKVRETLAAETGLSVRVVQVWFQNQRAKMKKLARRHQQQQEQQNSQRLGQEVLSSRMEGMMASYTPLAPPQQQIVAMEQSPYGSSDPFQQGLTPPQMPGDHMNPYGNDSIFHDIDSDTSLTSLSDCFLGSSDVGSLQARVGNPIDRLYSMQSSYFAS
- the LMX1B gene encoding LIM homeobox transcription factor 1-beta isoform X1: MDIATGPESLERCFPRGQTDCAKMLDGIKMEEHALRPGPATLGVLLGSDCPHPAVCEGCQRPISDRFLMRVNESSWHEECLQCAACQQALTTSCYFRDRKLYCKQDYQQLFAAKCSGCMEKIAPTEFVMRALECVYHLGCFCCCVCERQLRKGDEFVLKEGQLLCKGDYEKEKDLLSSVSPDESDSVKSEDEDGDMKPAKGQGSQSKGSGDDGKDPRRPKRPRTILTTQQRRAFKASFEVSSKPCRKVRETLAAETGLSVRVVQVWFQNQRAKMKKLARRHQQQQEQQNSQRLGQGEQGGRGHALSPEVLSSRMEGMMASYTPLAPPQQQIVAMEQSPYGSSDPFQQGLTPPQMPGNDSIFHDIDSDTSLTSLSDCFLGSSDVGSLQARVGNPIDRLYSMQSSYFAS
- the LMX1B gene encoding LIM homeobox transcription factor 1-beta isoform X3 produces the protein MDIATGPESLERCFPRGQTDCAKMLDGIKMEEHALRPGPATLGVLLGSDCPHPAVCEGCQRPISDRFLMRVNESSWHEECLQCAACQQALTTSCYFRDRKLYCKQDYQQLFAAKCSGCMEKIAPTEFVMRALECVYHLGCFCCCVCERQLRKGDEFVLKEGQLLCKGDYEKEKDLLSSVSPDESDSVKSEDEDGDMKPAKGQGSQSKGSGDDGKDPRRPKRPRTILTTQQRRAFKASFEVSSKPCRKVRETLAAETGLSVRVVQVWFQNQRAKMKKLARRHQQQQEQQNSQRLGQEVLSSRMEGMMASYTPLAPPQQQIVAMEQSPYGSSDPFQQGLTPPQMPGNDSIFHDIDSDTSLTSLSDCFLGSSDVGSLQARVGNPIDRLYSMQSSYFAS